The Thermocrinis ruber genomic sequence TCCAACCCCAACCAACGCATTGCTTGGACTCATATTTACCTTAGCCTTTCTCTCTTTCTTTATCTCCATGCCCATAATATCCATCTTGGAATGGGGTTGGTACAAAGCCAAAGGAGGTAGCAAAAATGATTAAGACAATATTCTTCACAGTGCTTACCGTGGCCTTTTTCTACATAGTATGGATCAACAACATCTTTGCCCCACACGAAAAGTATGAAATGCCCCAAGAACACGGAAAGATCGCTATGGACTACAAGTATGCAAAGGAAGGGAGAGAACTATTCATTCAGAACTGTGCGTCTTGCCACTCGGTAAGGTATGATGCCCTCTACTTGACACAGGTGCAGGCTAACCCTATGCTGGCATCCCTTCAAGAAAAATACGGAAAGGTCCTTCCAAGAGATGTTTACGAAGCTGTCTTTATGAACGACCTAAACGCCCTTAAGGAAGCCTTCGGAAAGGTTCCCCCAGACCTCTCTACCATATACTTGGTAAAAGGTCCAGAGTATCTTTACAACTTTATCCTGGAACCCCAAAAAGTTCTCCCCGGGACTATGATGCCACCTGTTATGACTGGAAGACCAGAGGAGACAGCCAAAATCATTGCCTATTTGAGGTCTGTATCTGAACCACCCCCTCAGGAAAAGGCAAAGAGAAATCTTATGGGCATAGTGACCATAGGCTATCTTATAGTTATGGGCATTCTAATATGGCTTTGGAGAGATAGAATTCTCAAGAAGATGGGACTGCACTAAGACAGAAGTTTTTCAAAAAACATCCCCCACACCGGGGGGTGCTTTTACAATATTTTTTTGCATGTTCATCAATCAAAGCGTGAAACTCCTTATAGATGGTTAGGTCTTTTGGAATATTCTCCTCCACATAGCTTTTTAGGTCTTCGTATCCACCATCCAGACCATACAGCCTTTTGAAAAGCCTTTTTGTGTAGGTGTCTATTACAAAGCTCAGGCGACCTCCCGCATACAAAAGAATTGCGTCTGCAGTTTCCTTGCCAATACCTTTTACCTTCAAGAGTTCTTCTCTGCTCACTTTTTCCACCACATCCGTTGGATTAAAAAACTCCGCAACATGCTTTAACCTCTGGGCTTTTAGCCTGTAAAAGCCTGAGGGTCTTATTAATTCCTCAAGCTCTTTAGTGGATACCTGCCGAATAAACTCAAGGGAAAGCTCTCCATATTTTTTAAGGTTTTCCAAAGCTTTTTCTACGTTCCTCCATGCGGTGTTTTGCGTCAGCACTGCCCCTATTATTATCTCATCCCTCGGGTCTGTGCCCTTGGCTCTATGATAGCCTTCGTCCACAGGCCACCAACCTTGATAGCCGTAAAAATCAAGTAGCAATTGATAAAGCTGAACTAAGGATAGCATGAACCTTTTCCTTTACCAACTTTGGCTCTTTTTTGTATTCCTTTCCCAGCTCAAGAGCTTGCGTTGTGGATATTATTCCTTCCTTCCTCAAAAACTGTAAAAACTGGGTAAAGTTGTGTGGTTTTTTAACATCCAAGGCACCCCTCTCAAAGTCAAGGAGGTAAATCCTTCCGTCTTTCCCTACCAGTAGATTCTTGTCAAGCCTCGCAAACTCATCCCTGTTGATCCTAAGACTGTCCAGGAGATAGGCGATCTCCAAAACCTGCATGTATAAACTCAGCTTCTCCTCAGGACTAAGGGAAAGCTTTTCCATGGGCACACCATCAATAAACTCATACATGATAAAATCTTCTCCACTGAGAATAAGCTTTGGAAAGTAAGGGTAGTCCTTTAGCCTTTCTAAAATTCTTGCCTCCTTCCTTATGGCGTACTCTTTCTCCTGGGCTTTTGCCACCTTTATGGCAACTTCCTTCCCTTCAAAAAAACCCCTGTATACAATTCCCCTCCAGCCCTCATCCAAATAGGTTAGACCTTGTATCTTGGGCTTTAGCTCCTCAAACCTCATCTACCACTTTGTATCCCCAGCTTTCCACTGCGGACTTTAGGCTCTCAAAAGACACATGATCTTCCACCTTCACCTTTGCACGCTGTTCATGAAGGGATACGTCCACCTCAGAGACACCCTCCACGCTGTAGAGGGCATTCTTTACTGTCCTAACGCAATGCTCACAAGTCATACCTAAAATCTTTAGCTCTATCTCTTTCATAATATTTCTAGTATAACCCTTGCATCCTCTTTGGTGTTCATGTTGATAAAGGCGTAAGAAAAAGGTTCCACATCCTCCACCACTTCGTAGCCTACCTTCTCCACAAATTCCATAGCCCTCAGCCCACCACCCTTCAAATACTCCTCAAGGGCGGGTTTTACTCCCTTGGGATACACCCCAAAGAGTGGGAAGATTTTACCCTTAACCTTAAAAAGCGTTATCTTGTCTTTTGACCTTTCCCAAATCAGAGAAATTAGTTCTCCTTTAATAAGTGGCATGTCTGCGCTTAAAACGACCACTTTATCTTGGTTGGTATGAGATAAGGCTGTATATAGACCCGCTAAGGCGAACTGCTCTTGGAGGATGTCCTTCAAAAGTTCTACTCCTTTCAGAAAGCTATACTTTTGTGGTTCCTTTGCCACTATGAAAACTCTGTCGCATACACTCTGGGCTTGTTCAACCACCCACTGGATGCAAGGTTTACCCTTTAAGGGAAAAAGTGTTTTATCCTCTCCAAACCTTCTGCTTTGCCCACCCGCAAGTATATAGCACTCCATCATTCTTTTTTGAGTATTTCCTCCAGGGTTTTTCTGTAGAAAGGGTCGTCCTTCATCTCCAAAGCCTTTTTTATATAAAGGAGGGCTTCCTCTTTTTTACCCTGCTTGTTTAAAACGTAGGCTAAGTTGTTCAGCACATCTGGGTCCTCCTTTAGCTTAAGGGCTTTTCTGTATTGCCTTTCAGCCTTCTCATACTCTTCTCTTTGGGCATAGATATTTCCCAAATTGAAGTACGCTAAATAGTTTTTCTTATCTTTCCTTATGGCTTTTTTATACTCTTCCTCCGCCAAGTCCAACTTTCCCTGTTTTTCGTATAGATACCCTAAGTTTATATGTTCCTCCGCGGTCAAAGGGTCTTTTAGGATTATGATCTGTGGCACCGCACAGCTCCCGCAGAGCATAATAATGAGAAGAGAAACAAGCTTTTTCATTCTAAGGGAATATTGTATGTTTCGTAGCCAAAAAAGTAGCCATGTCCGTAGTCCGCACCGCAGTCTATGGCTAACTGAACCTTTTTGTATGTGTCTATTTTTTTGAATATTACCTTTGCCCCAAAGCTCTTGGCATAGGACACCGCCTTGGCAACGTCAGACTTGCTGGAGTTCATATAAAATTCCTCTTTTACAAAAACAAAATCAAAGGCACCCAACTTTATTTCCTCTGCCTCTTCTCCCATACCATATTTTGCTATATAAAAATCGTCCAGGGCACTTTTCAGCTTAAGTTTTTTTATGCTAAGCAAGATTTTTGCAAGAGTGTCAGAGCTTAGGTCAGCAGGTAGGCAGATTACAAAATTGCGACCATATAAAGGTAGGCTTTCTATGTGTATAGATATTGGCATATTTATGAAAATCTCTTTGTCCCTTGAAAATTTTGTCACTCCCTTCAAAACGCTTAACTCTGCCCTCTTCTTTAAACTTTCATCGCCGACCTCTTGAAACCTTAGTTCTTTTTCACCATCCGTAATAATGCGGGACAGCACTTTGTACCCAAAGAGCTGTTGTGTCTTTAAATCTACTATGTGTTCAAGTACCATCTCTGCTTTTAATTTTTTAGCCCTTTCCCCTATGATTATATTTTACTCAAAAAGCACACTACTAAAGCTATGCCTTAAAAATTCCTGAAAGTTCTCCACGACCCTGAAGGCATCCTTTAAAAGTCCCCTTTCTTGCTTTGAGAGTTTTTCCGGGTCTATGTAGTTATCCGGCTCCTTTCCTTTGATGATCTTGTCCGCCTGTTCTCTAAATCTTAACATGTTCAAAAACCTGTACGCTTCCAAAAGGTCTCTTCCAAAATTCTTCTCCAAGATGCCCCTCTCCATAAGCACCCTTATTCGGTCGTAGGTGTTTCTCTCCAAAATCACATTAAAAAGACTAAGACACCTGACGCCGTGGGTTATAGGAAATATTCCACCCTTCTTTAGGTCAAGCTCTCCCTTGTGTTCTCCACTTCTTTCTACCACGAAGCCTTTAAAGAATGTTAAAGGTGGCTTGAACTTTAAACCTTCACTTATAAAATAACCCATGAATAAGCTTTTCCCTTTTATTTTCTTATGAACATATTCTTCCAGTCCATCCGCCAAAGTTTTATCTCCAAAGACGTTCCTAAAGTCAAAAAATATGGCGGAGTTCAAAACATTTTCTGGAATGGGAGTGTCTATCCAAGCGCTGATCCTTTTTTCCCACTCTCTTTCTGAACCTCTCCACTCTGGGTTTGATAGCATCACATTCCCCGGACAGGGTGGAAAGCCTACCTTTAATAGCACCTTTATATACTCCTCCGAGAACCTTTTGAAATACTCCTTGGCGTCAAAGTCAATGATGGGAAGGTCTCTGTATATTAGGGCGTTGTCTTGGTCTGTTTTTAGGCTCTGCTCTTGCCTACCCTCACTCCCCAAAACTAAAATACAGAAAGGAACTAAAGGCTCCTCTCCAAGCCTTGATATGGTCAAAAAGACTGCCCTTTTCATAAAGCGGTCGTTTAACTCCGAGACATACTTTCCTACCCTCTCTGGGTCAGCCCCTTCCAAAACAAGTTCCACCACCGCCTTTGTGGTCTGCCTGTATAGAAAAGCCAAACTTTCCTCATCCTTAGCCTTCTCTATCTCCTTAAACAGAAACACAAAGTTCTTGCTCTCATAGAGGATAATATCCCTATCTTCCAAAATCCCCGAGGGCTGTTGGTTGGAAAAGACAACCACCCTCCTTATGGCATGCTTGGACATTAGGGTAAGCACATCCATAAGGTAATCCCTTTCATCCACTCCAATTACGGGAAAGGTTGCCACCTCAGAGGCTTTTGTCTCCCTTGGGTCTTTACCCTCTCCTAAAACCCGCTTGATTATATCCCTTTCTGTGATTATGCCGTAGCCATCTTTGAATTTAACGAGGACTGCCCGATGATCCTCCTTTGCCATCAGGTTTATTACTTGGTCTATGCTGTCATTTTCTCCCACAATGGGTATCCCTTTTGGGTTTAGGTCTTTTACTTGCACCCTTGCCAGCCTTTCCAAAAGGGAACTACTTTCTTCTTTCCTTCTTTCAAACCTTCCGGTTAGCTTTCTTAGAAAGTATTGGTTAAAAGCTTCAAAATCCTTGCAGAGCTTTTTGAAGATCTTATCCGGCAAGAGGAAAAGCAAGGTATCCTCGTAGGCTATCGCGGTGGAAGAGGGTCGCTCACCGGTCAGAAGGGACACAAAACCAAAGCTATCACCCTCCTGAAGGTAATCCAGCACCTCGGAACCTCTCTTCAAAAGAACCACACCCTTTCTAACTATGTAAAGACTGCTGAGCGGTGCAGAACCCTCTTGGAATATTACCTCATCCTTTTGGTAATACTGAACTTGAAGGTTATAGACCACGCTTCTTAAGACCTCCAGGGTAAGGAGGTTAAAGGGCTCGTGTTCCCTCAAAAACCTTTCTGCATCAAGCATTTCACAAAAGTTTTATCACAAGAAACCTAAGGATCAAAAGGCTCACCAAAAGCAAGAGGGTATGACAGCAGGGAAAGAGTTTTCTGTAGGGCTTGTATAAAGGCTCGGTAAATTGGTAGAAGAACCTGTAAAAAAAATTGTTAAGGTCCCTTGTAAAAAATTCAAGGGCGGCCCGCCCAAGGACGAGCCACATAAAAAAGGCAAGGGTGTAATTCAAAAACTGCTCTAAGGTCATTCCTCAGCACCGGCCTTGACCGCACCCTTGGGATACCTAATGTGTTCCACAAACTCTTGAATTTCCTTGGGTGGCGGAGGAGTAAGACGGGAGACCACAAAGGTAACTATGAAGTTAAGGGGCATGCCAAAGATTCCCGCAGCGATGGTCTTTATTCCAAATAACTCAAAGCCGTAGAACCTGCTGGCTATTAGGTAAGCAAGGGTTACACTAAGACCCACCAGCATGCCAGCCACAGCACCGTATTTATTGGTCCTTTTATCCCAAATACCCAACACCAGGGCAGGAAAGAGAGAAGAGGCGGCTAAGGAGAATGCCCAAGCTACCAGCTCAACGATTATGGCGAGCCTGAAGGATGCTACATAGGCACCGAGCAGGGCGACCACTAAGAGCAGAGCCTTTCCGATCTTAACCCTTGTGGATGGAGAAAGGTTTGGGTTGATGATCTTGTAGTAAAGGTCGTGGGATATGGCGTTGGATATGGTGATCAAGAGACCGTCTGCGGTGGACAGCGCCGCTGCAAGACCACCCGCTGCCACAAAGCCTGCTATAACATAGGGAAGACCGGCGATCTCAGGGGTGGCCAGCACTACCATGTCTGGGTGGATCTTTATCTCCGCAAACTGTATTATTCCGTCGCCGTTGAGGTCCTTTATGGTAATAAGTCCAACCTTTGCCCACTTTTCAACCCAGGAGGGCATTTCGGAGAAGGCTTTGCCCACCAGGTTTAGCATCTCATACCTGCCAAAGGCGGCGTAGGCGGGTGCGGTTAGATAAAGGAGAAGTATGAAAAACAGTGCCCATGCTGCGGAGGTTCTTGCTTCCCTAACGGTGGGTGTGGTGTAGAACCTCATTATGACGTGGGGCAATCCTGCAGTTCCGAGCATGAGCATTAGGGTTAGTGCTAAGAAGTTAGCCATACCCTTAACGTCAGAGGGAGGTGCTACGTAAGATTTTGGAGGCTTTGATGCGGCCTCTGCCTCCTTCATAGCCTGTGTCCATTTTTCCTTAGCCTCTTCGGGAGACTTTGGATAGTCTTTTAACTGTTTTTCAAGCTCGGCCCTCTTGGGGTCGTCGGGTGGCAAAGAGGCGAGCTTTTCTTGTAGCTGTTTCCTTCCTTCTTCCCAACTTTGAGGCAGTGCGGCGATCTTGGCTTTCAGCTCCTCTGCCCTTTTCTTGTGAATTTCCCTAACTTCCTGCTCTTTGGGGTCATCCTTTAGCTGGGCAAACTTTTGCTCTATTCCTTGCAAGGCAAAGCCGTAAGATATTTGGGATATGGGATTTCCTGTGTATTTAAAGGATAGAACGGTAACGGGTATAAGGTAGGCAATTATTAGCACTATATACTGGGCAACCTGCGTCCATGTAACTGCCTTCATTCCACCCAGGAAAGAGCAGACCAATATTCCCACCAGACCCAAGAAAACACCCACCTCAAAGGGCAAACCCAAAAGCCTACTGGCTATGATACCCACACCGGTAATCTGAGCAACTAAGTAAGTAAAGGAAGTTATGAGGGTTGCTATTATTCCCACAAGACGGGGGATCTTTCCACCATATCTTGCGTCCAAAAAGTCGGGTATTGTGTATGCACCAAACTTTCTGAGGTATGGTGCGATCAGAACACCAAGGAGCACATAACCACCAGTCCATCCCATTATGAAGGCAAGTCCGTTGTAGCCTTGCAGTGCCAAGGCACCAGCCATACCTATGAAAGAAGCGGCAGACATCCAGTCGGCGGCTGTAGCCATACCGTTGAAAACCGCAGGCACCCTTCTCCCCGCCACATAATACTCCGCCACTTTGCCCGTCCTTGAAAGAATACCTATAGCGGCATAAACTGCAATGGTACCAAACAGGAATACATAACCTATAAAGGTGGGAGAGAGCCCAAAGAGCTTTTCACCTATGCCCAAAAGGATCAAAAGCAAAATCAGACCGCCAGTATAAATAGAATAGACCTTCTTTAGCCTGCTAACAAAGCTGTCCTGCACCATCTTACTCCTCCTCTACACCGTATTTTTTGTCTATTTGGTCCATCTTTTTGGAGTAGAAGATGATAAGCAGTAGAAATACTATCAAAGATCCCTGCGCACCCATATAGTATCCCAAAGGAAATCCAAAGATTACGATCTTGTTTAACCAGCCAGATATGAGGGCTGCGCCGTAGGAAACCAGCGCCCATATTATTAGCACCACAACCATAAGGTTGCGGTTCTCTCGCCAATAGCTCTCTAATTGCTCCTTTGACAGCATCCTACCACCTCCTCTTAAAAGTTTGTGATTTATTTTAGCTATTTTTTGATTCAAGTCAAGCATATAAGACTATTCTAATAAGCTAAAAGTCCTTTTTAATTTCAAAAATATACGATTTTAATCATATGTTTTTGAATTTTAAATTTTCTCTTGCCAGCTAAATAGACAACGGTTTATACTTTTTAAAAACATCACAAGGAGGTAAAACATGGAAGAAAGGAGTGAAGTTCTTTTGAAGGTAGAGGACAAGTATTACCCTCCCAAGCACATTGTAGAAAGGGCGTGGGTAAAGGACTACGAGAGCCTGTATCAGGAGTCCATCAAAGACAGAGAGGGTTTTGGGGCTAAGGTGGCGGAGGAGCTTCACTGGTTCAAAAAGTGGGACAAGGTTTTAGATTGGCAGTTTCCCTACGCCCAGTGGTTTGTAGGTGCCCAAACAAACATTACCTACAACTGCCTAGACAGGCATGTCTTAAACGGTAGGAGAAATAAGGTCGCATACATATGGTTGGATGAGGACAACAACGAGCAGAAGATCACTTACGGAGAACTTTTGGAACTTGTCAATCGCATCGCCAACGGTCTAAAGTCCTTAGGTGTTAAAAAGGGAGACAGGGTATCTATATACATGCCAAACAGCATACCCGCCATAGCTTGCATGTTAGCCTGTGCCAGAATTGGCGCTATACACAGCGTGGTTTTTGCGGGCTTTAGCGAAGGTGCCCTCAGAACTAGGATAGAGGACGCCAAGGCTAAGGTGCTCATTACCGCCACCTATACCAAGAGAAGGGGCAAAAAGATAGACCTTCTGGCAACCGCTCAGAGGGCTATAGACGGGCTATCCTTTGTGGAAAAAGTGGTGGTTTGGGACAGGGATGGAGATGTGCTCAACGGAGAAAATCCACTCTTGGTTAGCTTAGACAAGCTGATAAAAGAGTCTTCTCCTGTTTGCGAGCCGGAAGTTATGGACGCAGAGGACCCGCTGTTTATCCTCTACACCTCTGGCACAACAGGAAAGCCAAAGGGAGTTCTCCATACCACCGGTGGTTATATGGTGGAAACTTACTACACCACCAAGGTAGTCTTTGATGCCCATGAGGATGACATTTACTGGTGCACCGCAGACATAGGCTGGATTACAGGGCATTCGTACATAGTCTATGGACCTTTGGCAAATGGGCTAACCTCTCTAGTGGTGGAGGGTGCTCCAGACTATCCAAACCCAGGCAGATGGTGGAGCTATGTGGAAAGGTATAGGGTAAACATCTTTTACACTGCACCCACCGCCATAAGGATGTTCATGAGATTTGGAGAGGAGTGGCCTGCCAAGTACGACCTGTCTTCTTTAAGGATACTTGGTTCTGTGGGTGAGCCTATAAACCCAGAGGCTTGGGAGTGGTACTACAAACACATAGGAAGGGAAAGATGTGTGATAGTGGATACTTGGTGGCAGACAGAAACGGGAGCCCATATGATCACCACCATACCCTCCTATCCAGCCAAACCCGGTAAGGCAGGAAAGCCCTTCTTTACCATAGAGCCCGCAGTGGTGGATAGCCAAGGTAATCCACTTCCTCCTAACACAGTTGGAAACCTGGTTATAAAGTCCCCTTGGCCCTCCATGCTAAGAACATGCTGGGGAGAGCCCGAAAGGTATGAAAAGTATTGGACCACCATACCCGGTCAGGTCTATTTCACCGGAGACTTGGCTACCTACGATGAAGAGGGCTACATAATGATCCTCGGAAGGGCTGACGATGTGCTGAATGTGGCAGGGCATAGGATAGGAACCATGGAGGTGGAATCTGCTTTGGTGGATCATCCAGCGGTGGCTGAAGCGGCGGTTATAGGAAAGCCTCACGAGATAAAGGGAGAATCTATAAAGGCTTTTGTGATCCTAAAGAAGGGTGTGGAACCCTCCGACAGGCTAAAGGAGGACATAAAACAGCATGTCAGACAGGTGCTTGGTGCCATTGCGGTGCCAGATGAAATAGAATTTGTGGAAAAACTACCAAAGACCAGAAGCGGTAAGATTATGAGGAGGGTTCTGAAGGCTCAGGAGCTTGGACTGCCGGTAGGAGATGTTTCTACCTTGGAGGACTAAAATCCCGGGGGCTTTTGCCCCCTTAGGCTTTTTATCCTGCACCCGTTGACACCATTTGCAGTTAATTAAGCGGTTTTCTTTTACTGAGGTTTAATACTCTCTCTTGAAACGGCGAGCAAGATAAAAGAATGTTGACAGATTATATTTAAAGCTATGGAGACAAAGACCCAAAACCTAAAGGAAATTTATGAACAGGACTTCTACCTGTGGGTAATGGAGAACCTAAGACTTCTCAAAAACAAAGAGTATGACCTTGTGGATTGGGAGAACCTGTTGGAGGAAATAGAAGATATGGCAAGGAGGGAACTGAGGAGTCTAATAAACCTCATGGCAGTTATTATGGAGCATCTCTATAAATGGGAACATTTCAGAGAAACCAAATGTATGGGAAGTAAATGGAAGAAAAGCATTATTAGCGCAAGAACTGACATAGTAAAACTTTTCAAGGATGCGCCTTCCCTTAAGGCTAAGGCTCAGGAAAAAGAAATCTTGCAACGAGCATGGGAGGATGCGGTGTTAAACCTAACAGCATGGTTCAAATGGAATGAGAAGTTAGCCCTTAGGTACTTTGGCACGTTTCCCAAAAAAGAAGACTTTCCAAAAGAATGTCCCTATAGCTTTGAACAAATTATGGAGTACGAACCATGGCTTGAAGGGTGAGGCAGTTATAAAAATTTTTGTGGTTTATTGGACAATCCCTTTTAAGGGAATAAATTTTGAAAACAATATGATTTTTGATAACAGGGAGACCGCCGGGCGCTTGCTGGGTGAATGGTTAAAGGAAAAGCTCGGAAAGGAAGGGAATTACATAGTTCTGGGTATTCCAAGGGGAGGAGTGCGGGAATTGGGTAAAAGCGCCCCTGCCCCATAGTTGATAGGGCAGGGTAGGAGCATTTGCATCTCCGCTTCAGGGAGAGGTGCCCTGGAACGGATCTCCTACAAGGACAAAGACCTCGTCCCGATTAGTGGTAGGGTTATAGGCAACGCCAACCATAACGCGGTTGTCAAGGCTTACCGCAGAGATAGATTTAAGGGTAACCCCTGACGGTAGCACGCTTGCAAAGACGGTGTTAAGGTTCTCCATTGTCGTGGTGTCGCTCCTCCAGCGAACGGCATTTGACCCATCGCTTCCGAAAACGTAAGCAACTCCACTCCTGACGCGCACGGCACCAACACCAATGCTCATGTTGACGGTGTAAACATTGCCTCCGTACCAAACCTTGATTCGCGCAATAGTACTAGAGTTGCTGTCCGAGAAGGCCACCGCCTGCCCATCGGGGGAGATCCGGCTCCAGTAAGCCCCGCCAATTGAGGAGACCAGCTGGGTGTAATTATTGCTGTTCAGGTCGTAGACCCACCCTTGGTATGTCAACTGAGCGGAGGCCTTGCTGGCATCCGGGGTGATGTCGTGGAAGATGCCGTAAGCAACGCTGGTGTTCTGATGCCAGATGTTGTAGTTTTTCCAGATGGTAGGCGTAGGGGAGCTCGGGTATACCCGTCCCACGATGTAGACATCGCTTCCACTCTTGGCACAGGCGTAGGCTACGTTGCCGCCATTGGGATCATCGGGAAGGGGGATGGGCTGGAGTGTGGTTAGGTCCCAGGCCAGAGCCCTGTCCGCCCAAGATGCGTCGGTATACGGGCTACCGTAGCCGCATCCAATCGTGCCGTCGGCGGTGACTCCCAGAACAACCCCATAAGGATAACTGGAAAGACCCGTGCTCAGGACGATAGTCTGTGTAGCAATGTTTGCCAGCCAGTAAAAGCCCGGAGAGAGGGAGCCGGCGTTGATCCTCCAGACCATGGGCTTAGTATTGCCGGACACGGAGGC encodes the following:
- a CDS encoding DUF29 domain-containing protein, coding for METKTQNLKEIYEQDFYLWVMENLRLLKNKEYDLVDWENLLEEIEDMARRELRSLINLMAVIMEHLYKWEHFRETKCMGSKWKKSIISARTDIVKLFKDAPSLKAKAQEKEILQRAWEDAVLNLTAWFKWNEKLALRYFGTFPKKEDFPKECPYSFEQIMEYEPWLEG
- a CDS encoding InlB B-repeat-containing protein — encoded protein: MRKVFILALLMLTLSAFLTACGGGGGSYTLSINPTPTNGTVVSATAAGINCGSGGSACSASFSGTVVLTATPDSGYTFAGWTGDCSSCGTSTTCSINMDANKTCSANFTTTITITNAYVYQVSGDGSVLVGRASVSGNTKPMVWRINAGSLSPGFYWLANIATQTIVLSTGLSSYPYGVVLGVTADGTIGCGYGSPYTDASWADRALAWDLTTLQPIPLPDDPNGGNVAYACAKSGSDVYIVGRVYPSSPTPTIWKNYNIWHQNTSVAYGIFHDITPDASKASAQLTYQGWVYDLNSNNYTQLVSSIGGAYWSRISPDGQAVAFSDSNSSTIARIKVWYGGNVYTVNMSIGVGAVRVRSGVAYVFGSDGSNAVRWRSDTTTMENLNTVFASVLPSGVTLKSISAVSLDNRVMVGVAYNPTTNRDEVFVLVGDPFQGTSP